The Streptomyces sp. R28 region GTAGTTCGCGTCTCGGGCGCAGATCGCGTCCTCCAGGCGGGCGGGGCGGGAGAGGGCGCCGCCCATGTGGCGGATCTCCACCAGGAGCAGGGGGCAGTCGGGGGCCTCTGGGCCTACCTGGGAGAGGAACGTGCGGATCGCCTCCGGGGTCAGGTCGCGCAGCAGGGCGCAGGACTCCCTTGCGGGGAGCGGGTCCTGCGGCTCCATGTAGATGCGGTCCACCTCGGCGTACGGCATTTCCTCCACCGTGTCGACCGCCACCGGGGCGGCCGCGCGGATCGGGGCCAGGAGGCGCTCGCCCTCGGTGGGGTCGGCTGTGTAGGCGACCGCCACTCGGGCCCAGAAGCCGCCGCGCAGGGGCTCGGGGATCTGCGGGATGGGGGGCAGGCGCAGGAGGCTGAAGGCGCTGCACATTTCCTCGGGGACCTGGTGTGTCCAGTCCGCCCAAGTGGTCAGCAGCGCTTCTGCGTGCTCCCCGGGGCAGTAGATGCCGCCGCCGAGGACCGTGGGGAGGCGGAGCAGTTCGAAGGTCAGGGACGTGACCACGCCTACGTTGCCCTTGCCGCCGCGCAGTGCCCAGAACAGTTCGGGCTCGTGGTCCGGGTCGCACTCGCGGAGCGTGCCGTCGGGCGTGGCGACCTGGAAGGAGCGCACCAGGTCGGCCGCGTAGCCGTAGGTCCGGCCGAGCACCGGCAGGCCGCCGCCCAGGGTGTAGCCGACCACGCCGGCGTCCGACGCGGAGCCGTTGAGGGCGGCGAGGCCGTGTGGTGCGGCCGCGTCCAGGACGTGGCGCCACTTCGCGCCCGCCGCGACGGTGGCCAGGCGCTGGTCCGGGTCGATGGTTACGTCGGTCATGCGGGTCGTGTTGATCAGCAGGCCGTGGTCTATCGGGAAGTTCGCGCCGTGGCCCGTGGCCTGGACCGCGACCGGGGTGCCGGTGGCCGTCGCCCAGCGCAGGGCCGTCACGATGTCGTCGGCGCCTGTCGCGCCCACGACCACGTCGGGCGTGTGCAACGCGGCCAGATTGAAGCCCGTGACCTCGTCGGCGTAGCCGTCGTCGCCGGGGCGCAGGACCGGGCCGTGGAGGTCGGAGAGGGCGAAGAGGTCGGGGGTGTTGTGGTGGGTGGCGGTCATCGCGTCCTCCGTGGTGTGCGTAGGTACGGAGGGACGGCGGCGGCGAGGCCGGAGAGAGCGAGGGGGCGGGGCCGTCGGGGTCCTTGCGTTCGAGGGATGGGCAGGTGGGAGCCCACCCGGGATCTGGCGGGGCCTTGGGGCCCTTTCTTCAGGATGGACCCGGCGGGTGGGGGCGCGCATGCGGGCCGTCCGGGGGTGCACTCCCGTGCCGACGTGACGTCGGCAAAGGTGCTGCCGGGGCGGGCGTAGCGTAGGTGGCATGACGACGTACGGATCCTTCCCCGGCACGCGGCCGCGGCGTCTGCGGACCAGCCCCGTGATGCGGCGCATGGTCGCCGAGACCAGGCTGCACCCCGCCGACTTCATCCTCCCGGCCTTCGTACGCGAGGGCGTCAGCGAACCGGTGCCGATCGCCACCATGCCGGGCGTGGTCCAGCACACTCGGGACAGCCTGAAGAAGGCGGCCGCGGAGGCTGTGGCGGCCGGCATCTCCGGGATCATGCTCTTCGGGGTGCCCGAGGAGGAGAAGAAGGACGCTCTGGGTACGCCCGGTACCGATCCGGACGGGATCTTGCAGGTCGCCCTCCGGGACGTGCGGGCCGAGGTGGGGGACGAGCTTCTCGTCATGTCCGACCTGTGCCTCGACGAGACCACCGATCACGGGCACTGCGGAGTGCTCGACGCCGAAGGGCGCGTCGACAACGACGCCACCCTGGAGCGGTACGCCGAGATGGCGCAGGTGCAGGCCGACGCGGGCGCCCATGTCGTCGGGCCCAGCGGGATGATGGACGGGCAGATCGGCGTCATTCGCGATGCGCTCGATCAGATCGGGCGGGAGGACGTCGCCGTCCTCGCCTACACCGTCAAGTACGCCTCCGCTTTCTACGGGCCCTTCCGGGAGGCCGTCGCCTCCTCGCTGCAGGGGGACCGCAAGACGTATCAGCAGGATCCGGCGAATGTGCGGGAGGCCCTGCGCGAGCTCGCCCTCGACCTGGAGGAGGGCGCCGACATGGTGATGGTCAAGCCGGCCGGGCCCTACCTCGACATCCTGGCGCGGGTCGCCGACGCGGTGGACGTGCCGGTCGCCGCCTATCAGATCTCCGGTGAGTACTCGATGATCGAGGCCGCCGCCGAGAAGGGCTGGATCGACCGGGACCGGGCGATCCTCGAGACGCTGACCGGCATCAAGCGGGCGGGTGCGCGCAACATCCTCACCTACTGGGCTACGGAGGCGGCGCAGAAGCTGGGCCGCCTCCAGTAACGGGCGGGTACGAGGGCCGAAAGTTCGGTCACGGTTGGTCGGACGGTGCCTTCGACGGTGTGGTGGGAGCCGTGGCCGTGGGGCTCGTCGGGGTGGACGGGCCCTCGTCGCGCAGGCCCTGGCCGTCCTCGCACGCGGTGAGCGTGAGCGCGGTGATCGCCACCAGGGTGGCGGCGAGCAGCCGGGCGCGGGGTCGGCGGGCG contains the following coding sequences:
- a CDS encoding FAD-binding oxidoreductase; this encodes MTATHHNTPDLFALSDLHGPVLRPGDDGYADEVTGFNLAALHTPDVVVGATGADDIVTALRWATATGTPVAVQATGHGANFPIDHGLLINTTRMTDVTIDPDQRLATVAAGAKWRHVLDAAAPHGLAALNGSASDAGVVGYTLGGGLPVLGRTYGYAADLVRSFQVATPDGTLRECDPDHEPELFWALRGGKGNVGVVTSLTFELLRLPTVLGGGIYCPGEHAEALLTTWADWTHQVPEEMCSAFSLLRLPPIPQIPEPLRGGFWARVAVAYTADPTEGERLLAPIRAAAPVAVDTVEEMPYAEVDRIYMEPQDPLPARESCALLRDLTPEAIRTFLSQVGPEAPDCPLLLVEIRHMGGALSRPARLEDAICARDANYLLETVGVLAAPPAAEAIEQATKALHAAMTPYGTGYTMVNIHGTPGDATDRARAWTPEVYNRLRQDKSTYDPSNLLRFGHTVTA
- the hemB gene encoding porphobilinogen synthase — its product is MTTYGSFPGTRPRRLRTSPVMRRMVAETRLHPADFILPAFVREGVSEPVPIATMPGVVQHTRDSLKKAAAEAVAAGISGIMLFGVPEEEKKDALGTPGTDPDGILQVALRDVRAEVGDELLVMSDLCLDETTDHGHCGVLDAEGRVDNDATLERYAEMAQVQADAGAHVVGPSGMMDGQIGVIRDALDQIGREDVAVLAYTVKYASAFYGPFREAVASSLQGDRKTYQQDPANVREALRELALDLEEGADMVMVKPAGPYLDILARVADAVDVPVAAYQISGEYSMIEAAAEKGWIDRDRAILETLTGIKRAGARNILTYWATEAAQKLGRLQ